The Mobula birostris isolate sMobBir1 chromosome 1, sMobBir1.hap1, whole genome shotgun sequence sequence ttcctcacAAAGATGTGtaagtttgtaggttaattggcctctgTAAGCTGCACACAGTGGGCTGCTGCATGGTAAAATCacgggcgggggtgggggggactggTGAGAATATGGGACGATCTATTTTGTTGATAATTTTGACTCAGTGGATCAAAGAGCTTGTTACCATGCTGTTTCCTTCCCTATAATGAAGGAATATAAGTTAAATATTATGAGCAAAGTGAGCAACAATGGAACAGAATAGGTAAAGATTTATGTACTGTGTAGCCCGTAGAGCATCAGTAGAAGGGCCTCCTTCTGTTTTGTATAACTCGAACTGTCTGGTTAAATGATGGGATCCTGAGGTGTAACTGTTCAGTAATTCAATAAACAACCCCAAATCGCTTATTTAATTGGCACCTGTGAATATAAATCTGCTACATTCATGTACCATAGCTGCAGCATATACAGTATAATCTGTCTTGTACATGGCAGGAAATTAAATGTTTTATTAGCAGAATCTCTCAAGCAATATTCAAAAGTCAAAATGGCTGCTTGGCAACATCATGTCTAAGTTTCTCATCATCCTAATTCGATCTTTATTGTGGCATTTGTTAACTGTTACCATGTCAAAAGTCCAGTTTTTTTTCTGTGGGAAACAAAAGCAGCAGTGTTTTGAGAAAACAGTTAATCTTCAGTTTCCCAAGGcagtggggtggaggggaagtgTTGGTGGTGCCACACACTCTAAAACATTTTTGTTTTCAATGTTGGTGTCTTTAGTTATTGGTAGATGTTTGAGTTAAAATTAAAGTAAAATTTGTTAGTGAAATAATTCTCATTTAAATTTTGTGTATCACCAAGAATAATCTTGCACTCCAGTGCTCATTTCGCCGATCAATGAATCCAATTGTGTTCATGCTTAGTTGTTCAAGATCTCAACTTGGTATCTGTTAAAGTTGGGAGATGAATTGAATGTTACCGAAAACATCTGTAAATTCATTGAAGTATTGGATAATTGCTGTGCAAATTTCACTGTTTTAATGTTCTTGCACAAGTAGTGTTTCTAGTTATTTCTACTTTGTAACGGACTTTATTCAGCAAAAGCAGATACGCAAGGGCGATCTAGTGAGAAAAATTATTTGCACTTGAAGTACACAGATATGACACAGATGATTAATTTTTCAATAATTTCAATTGCATAGTTTCAGTATTTGGGGGGTGTCAGATGGTTCTTTAAAATTATCATTTTTTAAACTTTTACATTGTGAATATTCAAGCATTTTTGTTGGCCAATGTTGATATTCTAAAAGCTGCAGAGGCTAAGCCAAAACATCAAGTTTGTCACAGTACCTTGAAGGGTATCTCTTAGGTGTTTTGTATGTCCATGTATTGACTGCACATCAAACAATGTGGCAAAATAAGCTAATCTGGACCATCTATGAATTTTAAAATGGTGCAAGATATCTGGGCCACCTGGTTACAATGCCTAAACCTTCCACTATTCTATAATCATGGTGAATATTTTGATGTTGCCTGATTAACGTAACCCTATTGTCAGTATTGCTTCCAATGTATATGGGACTGTCTCTGGGTAATCTCATTTTAACAAGCTATTTCTCTTACTAGGATTCCCGTGAACAGGTAATTTGTTCTCTTTACAGACAGTTCTGTTTGTTTATATAGCTGTCCTTGCAATTTCAAAAATGATTACTACTTAAAGTGTAAGTTTGAAAGTCTATTCATATTTGAATAACCTTGTGGGGGAAAAGTGGTTTTTTGAAATCCACCAATGCTATAAATAAAACTTCAATATAcaagtgtcccccgcttttcgaacgttcgctttacgaaacctcactgttacgaaaaagaaAGCAGCGCGCGAGAAAATCAGCGTGCAATAAAAGGCagtgcgtgccccgagcagccgctctcccccgggtttggaatggcattgctttaacacgtgcctgtgagcagccgtttgcaaggtgagttctatggtatcggaaaagcctgaaagagctcttaagggtgttacacttagcataaaactagacataattaagcgttttgatcgtggtggacgaagtaaggacaaagtgagtttggcttgtggaagctgacgaacatgatgttgaagaggtattggcatcccatgaccaagaactgacagatgaagagctgatgcaattggaagaaaaaaggataacaatcgaaatcgaatgagtaatgataaagtacgactttaattttgaaagggtacatcggtttaggggatatttgcaggatggtttgagtccttacaaagaactgtgtgatagaaaaatgcgcgaggctcagcagtcaagcaggccttccacatcagccacagcagacgatgaatctcgactttcgacatcgaggtgggcagccATAGGaggagatgagctgcctgctctaatggaaacagatgacgagatgacaccccagtgtcccaccaccccaacccccaggccacggacagataccgattcgcggagaatgcaacggtagccaggaggcacacagcacatctttaagaaaaaagccaaaataaacatgctaattaattaggtgccgctgacacgtaattgtcggcccagatcagagacgacgcaatcagaAATCGGCAGGGATCTAGGCCGACAATTACCTGTCAggaggcacctaattaattagcatgtttatgtcgtcatttttcttaaagatgtgctgcgtgcctcctggctaccgctgcacccctgcatgcttcacggcaatgtatcggttggcgacctggagggtgggggccactgcaccaccacaacctgcgacaactcagcctgacacaccatcatcagtgtgctcggcactgtcgtcccaattccggtaagtgatactacactgtacatacattatttctactttatataggctgtgtatttttacgtgttatttggtatgatttggcagcttcatagcttaaaggttactggagagcgcttgcgccgtgtttttgccaacagcgcttgcgtgagattttctgccgacggcacttgtgtgagattttctctacagagaacagttcagtaatgattgtggaaaagtattgctactttatataggctgtgtatttatcgtatcattcctgcttttactatatgttactgttattttaggttttatgtgttatttggcatgatttggtagattatttttgggtctatgaatgctcacaaaattttcccatataaataaatggtaattgcttcttcgctttacgacatttttcGGCTTACGATCCGtctcataggaacgctctaccttcggatggcgggggaaacctgtatactcATGGTATGATAAGTGGATATTGGGTTATAAACTTGAGGTTGATTGGCCTTGTGGTGGAAGAAAAATACATTTGCATTGTAAATAGTGCAAGGGAAATTTCTACCCAGGATAAATTCTAGCTCcagaaacatttttaaaaagggTACTGACTCTTGTCTCCACTGCTTCCTTTTCCATTGAAATTGCTGTAGAAATTACTCTAAATCCAGTCCAAGTAGTGTCTACTGGTGTCAGGCAATGTTTTCCCACCTGCAGTTTGCTGCAgggtgaagaaattgtggagaatgCACTAACCTCGCCGTTCATACAGACTTTACAAGAGCATTTTAAATTACACCAGCCACTTGGAAACAGCAACCAATATTCTTGTCATTGGCACTGGGCTATTAATAGTTGAAAGGAATGAAGGGACATACTCCATGCAGGAAGCATGATCCTATAATGGAGGCCCCCTGGCTTTGACCTTCACAAAACCACATACTGCTTCAACAAAATTCTCACAGACTGGGTGTTGTGGCTGCCACGTCCGCAGATGAAAAATGCTTGAAAATCCAAAGTGCCTCTAAGGCTATAAATCCCAAACTAGGGAATATTTTACTTTGATGTGCTGGTTTAGGAAGAATCTCATTTTTGTGCGTGACATTTCTAGGCACCATTGGCAGGATTCAGAATCaaggttaatatcactggcatacatcatgaaatttgttgtctttgcggcagcagtacaatgcaatacataatagaaaaaatgtgaatgGCGGTTAAAAAATGTAAattttaattaagtagtgcaaaaatagaaatttaaagaagtagtgaggtagtgtttattggctcagtgtccattcagaaatcggatggcagaggggaagaagctgttcctgaattgttaactgtgtgcctttaggcttctgtaactccttcctgatgatagcaatgagaacaaggcatgacctgggtggtgggagtccttaatgatggatgccaccttttgttttttttttgtttttgaagcatcactccactgaagatgtcctggatactacagaggctattgcccatgatggagctgactaagtttacaactctctgcaacttatttcgataCTGTTCagtacccgcccccccccccccccccgcataccagacactgatgcagcCGGTTAGAATACGGTGCACCTGTAGtcatttgtgagtgtctttggtgacataacaaatctcctcaaactccaaatgaaatatagacaGTGTCATGTcttttttgtagctgcatcaatatgttgagtccaggatagaacttcagagatattgacacccaagaacttgaagttgctcactctttcctctctgatccctctgaggactggtgtgcattTCTTGTCATGCccgttctgaagtccacaatcaatcctttggtcttactgaggtcgagtgcaaggttgttgctgtaacaGCACTCAGCTAGctgatctcactcctgtatgcgctcttGTCACCCTCTGAAATtatgccaacaacagttgtatgACCAGCAAATTTTTAGATGGCTTTtcagctgtgtctagccacacagtcacggtgtagagagagtagagtagtggactaagcacacatccctgaggtgtgccagtgttgattgtcagtgaggtagagatgttatttctgatctgcaaatTGTGGTATTGTGCTTAGGAAGCAGAGTAACCAATTGCAGAGAGAAAtactgaggcccaggttctggagctttttgatcagaactgtaggaatgaaggtgttaaatgctgagttgtTGTCAtaaacagcatcttgacataagtatttgtattgtccaggtaatccaaggctgcatgaagagctaatgagattgcatctactgtagacctactgtggtgataagcaaattgcagtgggtacaGGTCCTTTCTGAGACAGGGGTTAATTCTAACCATAACCAACctgcaaagcatttcatcattgtagatgtgagtgccactgggcgatagttgTTACGGCAGCTCACCTTGCTTTTGGGCACttagtataattgttgcccttttgaagcaggtagaaGATTGGTTGTCTTAATTGGAGGCATTTTGTGTCATATAAAAGAGAAGAGGACTCAATATTAGCACAAGGAAATATCTTCAAATAGCTTCAGTCACTTTGTAACATTTTAAATTGTTGGACCTTTATGATCCAAACAGGCCCTGTATGCCATTTTAAAATTTTGTAAGTTAAACTTTTTATTAATGTTCTTAACTTTCTACATTCCAATGGAAATGATTCCAGTGTCATTAGTCTGTTATTACAGTAAAACTCCAATATTCTACTTTCCCATTGTCTGAAGGTGCTGATGGTTCTGCATCATTGAAATTTTCTTTCCTTGGCTTTAAACCTTTTGAACACTCTTTAAACTAATGTGATTCACTGGTAAGCCTATTATACTGCTGTATTACatcaaaaaaattaaaaatgtttGGGAGCAATATTCAATAGTTCAATAAAGTCTGCAAAATTAAAGTCTTGAGGATACCAAATTAATGTAGTTCACTGTAATTACTAGTTGGATAAGTGCTGCTTCTATATTTTGATATGAGCTGCTTGTGACTAAGGCCAAGAAGAAAAATAGATCaaataagaaagaaaaaaaaacgttcatgcttgaaatctgaaataaaaacagaaaatgctgggagtcTTTACagttctggcagcatctgtggaaagagatacAGTAAACATTAAGTTGGAAACCCCTAAGTGAATCACTTGCTGATCCCTGGAATATATAGGGATTCTTTGATGCTTTCAACTTTCTGAAACCAGACAGacaatattgttttttttaaagtttagtGCCTGGCTAATTAAATATATTTGGATATTGGCTTCAAAACTCATTAAAGCTGTCTCCTCAATTTGgaaatacaggtgcacattcctttatccgaaattctgaaattcaaaaagctctgaaaaccgaagtttttttcaccaacagctgacgtcactcaggtgtgatggTGGCAGCACCAgtagaggccgccagacgtcagttgtggctcagcgctcgtactggttacacgtgtaTTTgttgttcgctgatattttgtgttcactgttgactttgtgtttaatttcactgtgaaaatgtcaaaaagagctgcagatacccctatgggtaacaatgagaaaaagggaaggaatcttctctatcaataatgcagaaagtggagttattgcagaagcttaatcgtggtgtgtctgtgcggcatctgactgaagaaaatagtgtcggaactaccactgtatatgatttaaataaacaaagacaagttactgaagttttatagtgacaatgacagtgacattctacattttttccaataagtcatttaccatgtgtttgattcagttgaagctgtatatttttatgttttattgaatatttttgttggaaataaaatttcttgtcattattccctaaacaatacagtataacaattatttacatagcatttacattgtattaggtactataagtaatctagagatgatttaaagtatacaggaggatgtgcgtaggtttggtgcgccgccgggtcctaaagtTCACCGCATTGaggcaggttaaataagggacttgagcatgcATGTTTTTTGGTATCGGGGGCAGAGACGTggggtctgaaatccgaaaaattctaaattccgaaatgcaactggccccaaggatttcggataagggattgtggacctgtatgcATTTTTCTAATTAAAACATGTTCTGTTACACATAGCTTATTTTCATGTGACTGAAATGTAAAACAGTATGAGGAGCAgccttttttgttttgcttttgagGGAAGTATCAACGAATTATTATCTGTGACTTTATTTTTTGAATTGACGTACTTTGCTTAAATCTTTCAGATTGCTTTTCAATTCTACACATGTGAAGAACTACTTGCCAGAGAGTAAGTCCTTAGTAAGTACAGCTTCTGAATTATGTTATCAGCTTCAAGATTTTTAATTGCCAATAATATGTTGTTTCAAATGCTATAATGAGAATTTTGCAGTCTATTGGAAATAGTTTTAATTTAAACAAGTTATTTTCTCATTTGCACATTAATTTTTATATTAAATAAAATATTGTAATATTTTCTTATTTATAGTTAGGTATTTTGTTCTGATCTCTGATTCACTCAGATGGACCAGTCCCCTCAGTCCTACATGCTTGCCAATCTGACACATCCGCATTCTGAACAGTTGCTGCAGGGATTGAATCTTCTTCGACAACATCGTGAACTTTGTGACATTGTCCTCAGGGTTGGTGATGTCAAGATCCATGCCCACAAGGTGGTGCTGGCTAGCATCAGCCCATACTTCAAAGCCATGTTTACTGGAAACCTTTCAGAGAATGAAAACTCTGAagttgagtttcagtgcatagaTGAGACTGCTTTGCAGGCTATTGTAGAGTATGCATACACAGGAACTATATTCATTTCGCAAGATACAGTAGAATCTCTCCTGCCGGCTGCAAACTTGCTTCAAATCAAACTAGTTCTAAAAGAATGTTGTACATTCCTTGAAAGTCAGCTTGATCCTGGCAATTGCATTGGTATTTCTCGGTTTGCTGAAACGTATGGTTGTCATGACTTGTACCTTGCTGCCAACAAGTACATTTGTCAGAATTTTGAAGATGTATGCAAGACTGAAGAATTTTTTGAGTTGAACCACACAGAGTTGGATGAAATAATCTCAAATGACTGCCTGAATGTTGTGACGGAGGAATCTGTTTTTTATGCATTAGAGTCATGGATTAAATATGATGTGCAAGAAAGACAAAAATACCTAGCACAGCTGTTGCACTGTGTTCGACTGCCATTATTAAGTGTAAAATTTCTGACAAGGTTATATGAAGCAAATCAGCTAATTCGTGATGAACATACCTGCAAGCACCTTCTAAATGAAGCCCTTAAATATCATTTTATGCCAGAGCACAGATTTTCCCATCAGACTGAGTTATTGACACGACCACGTTGTGCCCCCAAAGTACTTTGTGCTGTTGGTGGAAAAACTGGATTGTTCGCAACATTAGACAGGTGAGTCATTCGACCAACATAAAATCCAAATTTACTAGCATaactttatttatattttataaatGTAATATTTTGCTGTAAACTTGTATTATAAAATGGAACAATTCCATATTGTGAGTAATGTCTGCTGTATATTTGGCTAAATGTAATAGGTTACTTTGTCTTATAAATACTTGGAAATGGTATTCAAATATGTACCCACTTTgctattctatttttttttacatagacaAATAAATGTTGAAATCTATTCCTGAGCTATATTGATAACTCTGTGAACCTGTTATAAATTTATCTTCTAAATGTGAACAGTATAAATTTACCTGGGTAGATCAATGGATAAGGTCCTGCATTATGAATATAGGAAGAAATTTAAAATGTAGGATCTTGGCTATTAATCTCTTAAATACTTCCAGTGGCTTGTGCTATTGAGGGAAAGAATAGGAAGATATGATAAATGATGTGTAGCTGAAAAATTGGTGGGTAAGGATTCAGGAGTTTGCACCATTAGATTCTCTTCTACAGCAGAGATGACCTGTGCAAGAGGGTTGGATTACATTTAACTGGAGGAGAACCAATATTCTGCTATGCAGATTTGCTGTTGCTGAAAGGGTGGGTTTAAATTAGATTGGCCGGGACAGGAATGGGATCTTAAGCATCATGGAGGCAAATGAGAGGCTAGAAAGCGAAGCAGTAATCAGtgatacacataaaagttgctggtgaacgcagcaggccaggcagcatctctaggaagaggtgcagtcgatgtttcaggccgagacccttcgtcaggactaactgaaggaagagtgagtaagggatttgaaagttggagggggaaggggagatccaaaatgataggagaagacaggagggggagggatggagccaagagctggacaggtgataggcaaaagggatacgagaggatcatgggacaggaggtccgggaagaaagacggggggggggggggggaacccagaggatgggcaacgggtatattcagagggacaaaaaggagagtgagagaaagaatgtgtgtataaaaataagtaacagatggagtacgagggggaggtggggcattagcggaagttagagaagtcgatgttcatgccatcaggttggaggctacccagacggaatataaggtgttgttcctccaacctgagtgtggcttcatctttacagtagaggaggccgtggatagacatgtcagaatggaaatgggatgtggaattaaaatgtgtggccactgggagatcctgctttctctggcggacagagcgtaaatgttctgcaaagcggtctcccagtctgcatcaggtctcgccaatatataaaaggccacatcgggagcaccggacgcagtatatcaccccagtcgactcacaggtgaagtgttgcctcacctggaaggactgtttggggccctgaatggtggtaagggaggaagcgtaagggcatgtgtagcacttgttccacttacacggataagtgccaggagggagatcagtggggagggatgggggggacgaatggacaagggaattgcgtagggagcgatccctgcggaatgcaggggggggggggagggaaagatgtgcttagtggtgggatcccgttggaggtggcggaaggtacggagaataatatgttggacccggaggctggtggggtggtaagtgaggaccaggggaaccctattcctagtggggtggcgggaggatggagtgagagcagatgtacgtgaaatgggggagatgcgtttaagagcagagttgatagtggaggaagggaagcccctttctttaaaaaccattcaggaccccaaacagtccttccaggtgaggcaacacttcacctgtgagtcgactggggtgatatactgcgtccggtgctcccgatgtggccttttatatattggcgagacctgatgcagactgggagaccgctttgcagaacatttacgctctgtccgccagagaaagcaggatctcccagtggccacacattttaattccacatcccatttccattctgacatgtctatccacggcctcctctactgtaaagatgaagccacactcaggttggaggaacaacaccttatattccgtctgggtagcctccaacctgatggcatgaacatcgacttctct is a genomic window containing:
- the LOC140204405 gene encoding kelch-like protein 28 translates to MDQSPQSYMLANLTHPHSEQLLQGLNLLRQHRELCDIVLRVGDVKIHAHKVVLASISPYFKAMFTGNLSENENSEVEFQCIDETALQAIVEYAYTGTIFISQDTVESLLPAANLLQIKLVLKECCTFLESQLDPGNCIGISRFAETYGCHDLYLAANKYICQNFEDVCKTEEFFELNHTELDEIISNDCLNVVTEESVFYALESWIKYDVQERQKYLAQLLHCVRLPLLSVKFLTRLYEANQLIRDEHTCKHLLNEALKYHFMPEHRFSHQTELLTRPRCAPKVLCAVGGKTGLFATLDSVEMYFPQTDSWTGLAPLSSPRYECGVAVVDQKLYVVGGIATHIQQGINYRKHENLVEGWNPETNKWTSVERMNECRSTLGVSVLAGELYALGGYDGENYLQSVEKYIPKIKKWQPVAPMLKSRSCFAAAVLDGMIYAIGGYGPAHMNSVERYDPSKDSWEMVAPMADKRINFGVGAMLGFIFVVGGHNGVSHLQSVERYEPHQNQWTLCRPMNDPRTGVGAAIVDNYLYVVGGHSGSSYLNMVQRYDPTLDTWSDSTGMLSCRCNFGLAAF